The nucleotide sequence CCCCACTCCCCCAACACCCCTCACCGACCCCAAACCAGCAACCTGCCATGCTTCCCCAATCCACGGAAACCTCCACCTCCAGTTTTCCCTTTACTTATCCTCCTCCCAGCGCCCTgtctcatttcttctccttcccttccggCCACCCCAGTCTTCAGCCTCCACCTCGCCCCACCCCGCACAGTTTAGGCTTCCTCCCGCCCGCTCGctcatccttctccccctcctctccggGCCATCCTTCCTACTACCGCTGtgcagagaagagaaaagagagaagaaaataagatgaggGTCCCCGTGGGTAACAAAGCCTTCcattatgaacacacacacacacacagtaaatatTGATTTGCAGTCACTTTATTCTTCTCTGTTCATCTTTTGTTaatatttccttcactttatgGTGGGgataaaaactctctctctctctctctctctctctctctctctctctctctctctctctctctctctctctctctctctctctctctctctctctccctgtcagcGAAGTGACTCATATTTTCTATACTTTTAAAATTTTTACGTATATGAAAATGACTTGTAAAAAATGGACCTATTATTTCAGATAACTTTTCgagatttatatatttttttggttttacgactatatatatatatatatacacacacacacacacacacagttgaaaTGTAATTAAAATATGTTAATTTTAAAAATCTCTGGGAACGTTTGGCTGTCtggaaacaggaaaattctttaatgatgtgagcatttttttttttatccctcttaCTCTTCAGTGTTTTAGCGTAATGAATTCTCCCATccgcttttttccttttattttttttttttattggacgctcgtgattattattatattctgtCTTATTTTCCATCGTATTCAACttattcacataatttcttaacgtttttttttctttctcaacctatttaatttcgtttattttcaaTCCAATCGACTTTTTcgtattctccctccctctctctctctctctctctctctctctctctctctctctctctctctctctctctctctctctctctctctctctatttttttttttcaccctattTAATTTCGAtgtgtttcttttcatctttgtcGTCGTTCATGTATTTCATTTACTTTGAATATGCTTTtctacactatttttttctccccagcGAAGTCTTTTTAAAACGTTcaaatattttcgttttttcctccCCGACCTCCACCTTtatctttgcttttatttctctctctctctctctctctctctctctctctctctctctctctctctctccataaaatCCTAAAAATATTTCAGTATTTTCGCTTTCGTCCTCCGATTTCCGCCTTCATCCCTGCTTTTATTctgtcttggtgtgtgtgtgtgtgtgtgtgtgtgtgtgtgtgtgtgtgtgtgtgtgtgtgtgtgtgctttccttcTTGTAATTTAAATGTTGCctcctttgttctttcttgttttctgatGATAATTcaactatttttctttcgttctagTCTTTAGTTTAATTTCTCTCGGCAGTCATTTGGGTATTTTGTCTTTCGCTTTAGTTTTAGTCACATTTTTTGGTCAATAATTTAGctgtttcattctctcctctagTTCTGGTTAGTTTAGATTAAGCTAGTTtcagttaggtcaggttaggttagtttttggTTGGCTCTAGTTATATTCATTCGGTAATTATTTAACTGTTTCACCATCCATCGCAGCTGTATTCTTAGTTTTCCGACAATAATTTCAGTATTTCATCTTCTGTTCCACTCTTAGTCTTGCTTTTTCACGataatttaactattttatcATCCTTTTAAGTTCTAGTAATACATTATCGAAATTTtaactttcctcttccctccaagTCCTAATCTTATTTTTTCGATAATAATTCGACCCTTTCATCATCCATTCCAGCTCTGTCCTTACTTTTCTGTCAGTAATTAAATTATTTCATCTTCATTCCAGTTTCAGTTTTACCCTTTCTATAATGATTAAACTATTCCATCTTCCATTCCAGTTCTACTCTAACTTTTCCAAAATTAGACAGTAATGAAACTATTCCATCTTTCCAGGTTCAATTTTCGTGTTCTCACCTCTTGCCCCTAAAATAGCACTTCACATTAGTATTCTGTGCTAAGATGAACGATAATTGGCTGCCGTGCTCCGTTCCTAGGGCTGTGATTGGTCGGTTGGGGAGGCCTCTCGGACACGTGCAGCCAGTCAGAGGTGAACAACAGGGGGTTAATTGTCCATTGGCTCACCTCATTACCTTGTCTAGATTCTATTAACGGAGTGAAATAGtgtgattcagagagagagagagagagagagagagagagagagagagagagagagagagagagagagagagagagagagagagagaggggggggaggttgGGGGGAAGAGACATCATTCAtatgaaacagacagagagaacaaAAGTGAACGAGTGGAAttcagaaagaaggaagggaactcttagaagaggagtggaagggaagtatacaaggaagaaaagagaggtgaagaagagaatagaagaaaaaaaagtacaagaggaaggaaagataaaaggaaagaaaattacgcagaaggaaggaaatatacaATTAATTCTTAGAAATAGTTGCCCCTTAATGAAATTTGTAAGTACATAACCATGAGGTATACGGTGTTactggcaagaaaaaaaaaaagtattgttcGCCAGGATAAGACTAGTGCAATTCTGTATTAATATCAAGCTGAGCGACTGGTCTTAACACAGGAAGGCACGTATAGGAAAAAGAAGCCTGGGGAATACACCTCCTCCTCAGAGTttaaaaagtagaataaaaaagaaaagaaaaaaaaaaaaggaaaaccactTTACTCCCATAAGCTCATTACTAAGGTAGGAAacaaatataatgataaaaaattgaATTGGCTGGACGCAGAAGTCTCGTCCATATGAACCTGTTCCAAGATTTGGTGTGTATTAAAAATTaacgatgaaagaaaaataagtatttcttcttcatattgCGGCTTCTAGCAGTTAACTGGCTTTACTGATAATTATGTGCACAGTGCCATAATAATTGACTCATCTATTTTATATCTATATCATTTTAGAGTTACAACACTAATTATACCAACAATATCATAATACTTCtcttttaaaatattttgtgcatctattttattattcttttaaccctttgattgctaTGGGTTCCCAAGCTTGATCAAATGGTTTGGTGCGAGTGTAAAATGTAATTTCCAGTGACAGCAAAATAACTGATGGAGTATTTAAGTGCCTATAGTTTTATTTCCGCTCAGTAAAATCTAGAATTGTTTAGAGGAAGTAGCGAGTGtcacgctgttttttttttttttttttactgtgagaTGAATAAGATAAGTATTCTTTTTCGTTCTGTTCCGTTCCGTTGAGATTGAGAACTTTATTTTTCAACggcattcttttttctttgactatctttatttttcttcacatatAATAATCTAAAACTTACGCATTCTGTCATATATTCTACTTTGGATTTTCAAACTTAAATaagtgttgtggttgttattcCTCCCTAATGAGACGCTGTAGAGTTGGACTAGTTTAATGTTTCGGTACTTGTAAGTAAAGTAAAGAGTTCCTCAAGTTGAGTAGCAAGCGTCTTGCCACCATTACCCAGCggtgagaagaatgaagaggagtgaTAAGCTGAATATTGTTGTCattccttcctattcttcaATAATTTTAATACCTGCAATCTTATTATTCCTCATAAGCAAAATAGCCTGGAGTTACTCAAGTGAAATTCTGAGTGCCTTACTGTCATTACCCGCCAGCAAGAGGGATGAAGACGAACGCAAGTTGCGGTGGCTAGATTAAACCTTGTGACGTGgcgctctttgtgtgtgtgtgtgtatgtgtgtgtgagtgtgtgtgggtgtgtgtgtatgtgtgtgtgtgtgtgtcgcgtctCATAAACACTCCCCTCACTGCGTCTTGTGGGTCTTTGCAACGCGACGCGGAGACTTGAGGGCCGCCATTAATTGCCTTGCCGCTCTTTGACGCTCGGATAATGTCTCACAAAACCTTTCTTGGCGCTCGGAAACGTCGCACAAAACATCTCAGTAAGCGAGCGTAGGACTGGCTGGAATTATTAATGTGAGCGAGTTACTGGCGGGGAGGTGGACGTGGTCTTGTCATTTTGCGAGAGTACGATAATTAGTGGAACGTACAATGTGGCtgtgttattgctgttattaatgttgttttgttgttgttattgttgttgcacttTAACacaatttgttttgttttgttttcttttagttttttcttctttttttttttgtatatttttccttctctgtttgtgcttatttttttcttctttttcttatcaccaccaccaccaccaccaccaccaccaccaccaccaccgctgccatcatcactatcattcgCAGTTTTTATATCGAGCCTCAGTTTTAAGGCTTTACAACGGAGCACTATTCGGTCATCCTCATTATAAGTTTTCGGTTCGCTTACCGCTTCTAATTTGTTTCTGTCACTTTCCTGTCGTTAGCGCGTGTGTATTTTCCTTCCATGGACATTCCGTATCCGTCTTGCTCCTCCGTTCTGACTAATTACGTCGTTATTAATTTagtttctcatttctttctctccgtcgGTAGGCGGTTCATAGCACCACTTCTTGgactgtgatgatggtgatggggatggtgatggaagcagtagtagtagtagttgttgttgtagtagtagtagtagtagtagtaggaggaggaggaggaggaggaggaagaggaagaagaggaggaggaggaggagtagcagattcagtaaagagagagagagagaaagagagggagagagacagagagagagagagagagagagagagagagagagagagagagagagagagagagagagagagagaccacacgaGTACTTAATTTAAATATAgatgctactctctctctctactgtacGTATAAAATACTTTccacagtctcctcctccttctcctcctcctccttctcctcttcctcctcctcctcctcctcctcctcctcctcctcctcctcctcctcctcctcctcctcctcctcctcctcctccaccttcccctctctttcctctcacacgCCACTAGCACCTCATTTTCAGCCAATCCTCGTCTTTGAGCTCCTCAAATTTTTCTTGAGCTGATGATCTTCACAATTTGAGCACCACCatttctacgtgtgtgtgtgtgtgtgtgtgtgtgtgtgtgtgtgtgtgtgtgtgtgtgtgtgtgtgtgtgtgtgtgggtgggtgggtgggtgggtgggtggggtttGGTTGAGGATTCAGAAGATCAAGGATGTTGTTTggtccttttctccttcacttgatatttcctctttttcctttctccgcTTTACGTGCCACTAGTCTCTtttgttcctattttttctccgtctcctcctgttattttttcctccatctttctcctgtcctccctgtatccttccttccccaagGCTATCCTGTCTCGTCTCACCGTCTTCCTCTCCGCCTTCACAGCATAAAGTCGATTTTCAATTACGTGCAAAATAAACTACGACGCAGCGGCAGGAGGGCCCGGCTGCCGCCCTCCCGGAAGGGGCGGGAGGCTTCCAATTTCTGAGGAAGTTGTAACGTGGAAGCCgccgcgccaccaccaccattccggGAAGGCGGTAATGGGACTTCCCTCGTGGGTCTGGATTCTGTGGTTTGCGAGAAATATAAGGAGAGAATGCAAATAATAGGGCTGGAGGGTTTACACGCAAGGAGGATGGTGTACTCATGGAGGggatgagatggaagagagagatacttaCCAGACTTGCCGACCCCATCCGTGCCGAAGACCGCCACCTTGATAGGCTCCGGTGAGGGCGAGATGTCGTCCCGGCGACTGTCGGCGGTCACAATGGAGGCGCGTCGCTGACCAGTGGTGCTCGGTGGCGCCAGCTGGTTGGGATCATCGCCACCCACAGCACCCTCCACGTCAGATTCCAGTCCTGCTGTGTAATCGGATTCTGCGTCAGTGGTATCGGCCAAGAGGTTTTCTGTCTCCGTCTCCGATTCTTGGAAATCTGATTCCTCGGTTTCGTCAAATACCTCGAGGCCGATGTCCCGCAGGGTGGCCAGTGTGGGCCCTCGGTGACTCCGGCGGCCCGGCCTGCGCCCAAGGCGGCCATGATTAGGGCGCGGGTTGGCGGCTCTGGCCACACACTCGCACAAGGGAAAGTTCACGTGTTCACAGTTGAAGGCAAAACCTTTCTTTCGGTGAATGCCGGCGGGCGCTTCCTCGAGGCCAGAAGAGTTGAGGCTGATTTCTAGGGCCAGTGTCGAGTGACCAAAACTTTCGGGCTcggcctcctctcctcctttctctgtacTGCATTCTTTCATCTCATCCTCTGTCGTGATGCTCTGCAGTGTCTCCAGGGAAGTGTCTTGGTCTGCCTCAGGTCCAACACACTCGTGGTGGGGCAGCGTACCGCCTGCTGGATTGCCTGACAACTCCGTGGCGGTTGCCTGAGGGAGCATCTCCATCTTGCCGCCACCTCGCCCACTCCTCTGGTGCTACCACTTCCCTGGGGCTCAGGGGAAGATCATTACCACGCCGCACCGCACCAATCACCGCCTCACTGTGTCTAGATGCGCCACATCGTATCATTCACCCGACAATAGCGAGTATTGCCGCAACACCACCGCACTGTCTCAGCACACCACACTATACTGCCTCAATGAAGCCACACACAGCACTGCACCAGCACGCTACAGCACAGCACCACACAATGCACCACCATGTCGAggcacagcaccacagcacagcGGGGTACACTCACACCCACCGGCTCACAGTGTCAGACATCGGGGCGCGCCGCGTAATATCAACACTCACGTAGCAGGGATCGTGACCTCCACGCGGCCTGCACACCTCGCCTGCTGCCTTCTGCCTGCTGCTCCCGCCTGGCCTGCCGCTGTAATCCTGTAGGGCGAGACGAGAAGCACTTTATGGAGGCGAAAGTGATACGCGGGGAGCACCAACGCCTGATGGGCGGCTTTAATGGGGGCCTGTATGACGCCTCTTCCcaatgtcttttttctctctccctctgccaaTCCCCCTCCTGCTTTACCCTcatttctcaccctccctccttccctccctcccttccctccctccctccgcgtCTGTCCTGCATCACCATTCATCGTCGTCTCCTTGACTCACCCGCCTCCACTaagtgtttagagagagagagagagagagagagagagagagagagagagagagagagagagagagagagagagagagagagagagagagagagagagagagaaagctgggggagaggtagggagggattTTAAAGTATCTTGCATACGTTAAAGGATAGGCTggtaaaaaatatacatacatacatatacatacatacatacatgtcaagaaaaaaatatatatacgttaCTAGTTTCTACGCAAGGAGAAAAGTATTGCATGTGCAGTGTGTAcgtaagtagtgtgtgtgtgtgtgtgtgtgtgtgtgtgtgtgtgtgtgtgtgtgtgtgtgcgtgtgcgtgcgcgcgtgtatGATCAAACCCTCCTACATATTTATCTTCCAAATCATGACAAATGAAAACTgcaagccctcctcctcctcctcctcctcctcctcctcctcctcctcctcctcttcctctacccaattctcctcctcctcgccacccCTCTGCTTCCTATCGTATACCCagcctcccactccttcctccctccctcccgcgtCCCTCCCTCGTCTCCTCGGCAGGTAGTCATCAATCAAGCCTCAGGTGGTTACTTCTATCCACCTGACTCGtgtggcaggtggtggtggtggtggtggtggtggtagaggaggctcctaaacacacacacacacacacacacacacacaagctctctctctctctctctctctctctctctctctctctctctctctctctctctctctctctctctctctctctctctctctctctctctcctgagagaCGTATTGCTCTCACGAGACTCAGTCTGAAAGAGGTGaatgggaaaaagagaaagaaaaggagaaggaaactaAAAGGACACgtaggaaatagaaaagaatgacaaaaagagAATTACGGAGATATagttggaaatgaaaggaaggaggaggaggaggaggaggaggaggaggaggagaagaaggagaaggaggaagagtgagatgaAAAGAGTCAAAGGAAAGACTTTTAAGACACGAGAacttgaagaaaagaggaaaagagaaagaaaggagaagagaagaaagaaacagaagacaagaaaaaaataagaggaaaggggacaagaagaggaggaagaagacgaaaaaactCCCATCCTTACCTCGACTGGTTTTGGAAAATGGTGAGAGTCGAAAGAgaacctcacttttttttaattaggttttttattattgcttctcttttattaattattcGTATAAGTTTTCATtcgcatttttttcccattttctttcgtgtcttgttccctttttactttttgtattgGAGTTTATCGTATTTCTTCTAGTGCtttgttattgtgttatttcttttcctccgttcTGTGTCTACAACAAACATTATGATCTATCGTGCAttgtttcctcttattttttcttccattttttctctcttctctttaattGGTTTTGATTTTTAGTTTtgaattttttcccttctcgaACGCTCCTCGGTTTGTGTATTGGCTTCCTATTgagtctctcttcctttttttccttttcctttttattctccatTGTGTGtcagtcctctccctctctctctctctctctctctctctctctctctctctctctctctctctctctctctctctctctctctcctccccgccCAGATAACACGTAAACACAGTATTTTCCCGCGACGCCCCGAGCCTCTCTGTCAGCTGTTTGCCTCACGTCACTCAGAGCGgctagcggagagagagagagagagagagagagagagagagagagagagagagagagagagagagagagagagagagagagagagagggatttgtAGGCATACACATCTTTATGCATATATTCCTAAACGTATATATAGAATCATACATGTAAAGAGAtatacggacagacagacaaacagacagacagacaaacggacagacaagcGGACGGACAGACGGATGGATGGGTCAGACAaggagactgacagacagatagatatatatttaTGCATCATTACtataaccaccactaccatcatcatcatcatcattatcatcatcatcatcatcatcaatcatcatcatcatcatcatcactaggTTACAAGAGGCCAGTGTGTGTTAGGAGTGATTAAGTCATACACCTGTCGTCGCTGCCCTAAGGCGTCTTGCCAAGATTACCGTGTTGCAATACATCAATTCTTCAGGTCACTTCCCAGATCTAAGCTTAGCAACATGGAGAGGACCTGCAGTAACGGGTTCAGGTTTGACAgcttatcataaaaaaaagcgaTGATGGGAGATTAGTTCATAAATAGAGTGGTAGGATACACGCAGTAATCAGATTAGTGCGGAATCAGTAAGGAGACGTAAgggattagataaatttatgaataGGGATGACAGGTAGGTATAGGCAGGTAGGTGTTATACAAGATACAACGACTTCAGACTTGAtgaataaacgagagagagagagagagagactggcaggGATTGCTTTACAAAGAGAGTGGCAGATGAcaagaatagactcagtaatcaagttagTGGAGAATCAATAGGGGGCTTTTAAAATATATTAGAttgatttatggatggagatgatagatGGGTAAAGGCAGGCgggttttatacagggactggtACGTAAAGACctaatggtttcttgcagcttccccctTGTGTTATTACGTTCTTATGTACTTATTCCCCGACAACTGAAcatgatggaagagagagagagagagagagagagagagagagagagagagagagagagagagagagagaaggcaaataAAGACGATgatacacgcgcacacacacacagacacacacacacacactcacacataaacacacacacacacacacacacacacacacacacacacacacacacacacacacacacacacatgcactttACAACAGCTGTGATtgatggaggaaggggaagaaatcggtgagagaaaggagaagagaagagagagggagagagaagagattcagggagagagggagaagggagatagGAGGAGAGATATTCTTTCTTGCCTCCCTCTTATCAAGCGTAAATGGGagctgttggtggtgatgaaggtggtggtggtggtggtggcggtgttggcggtggtggcggtggtgtgatATTGGTGGGGGTAAGAATATATGCAAGTATTGTGGTGAAGAGGCATTAGGGgttattggtgatggtgaaagaggagaaggacgaatgaaaatataatagaaggaagaggaggaggagaaggaggagaaggaggaggaggaaaaaatggctgcgaaaaatgataaaagaggcagtaagagatgaagaagaggaagaggaaatttaagagaaaagaaagtaatgatgtaaaaaactaaaagaggaggagcaggaggaggaggaggaagaggaggaggagaagatatgaaaatatatataacaaaggaGGAACTCGAGgcagtggagaaagaaaagaagaaaataagaaaatacaaaaaaacaagaagaaaagagaaagagggagaggaaacaaggagaagaaaaagaaagagaatataaaaaaaagtggagaaattCAGAAGTGAAGGCAAgaaaaccacaaccaccaccaccaccaccaccaccaccaccaccctgaccCCTAAAGGTGCAGATCTCCTGTGACACTTGCGGTTCCTGGGACGAAGAATCAACACAAATATTAAGCCAACCTccatagcctcctcctcctccaggtagcGGCAGCGATCAATATGAGGGGGTGTAGCTTGCCCTCCCTTAATCCCcgcaccctccctcacctctcttcctcccaggATCATGAACACCCTCCttattccccccctctctctctctctctctctctctctttctctctctctctctctctctctctggaattgaCATTTCGCGGTTGTTTCGTCAGTAGGTTAGTagtctcatcttcctctcatccttcctcccttcccgttcctcccgcccctccctctctccttccctttctccctcttgctAAATCGCATATTTCATCTtccatccttcattcttttttctccttccaacTTCCTCCATGTTgctgcttccttctctccttccttccttcttgtgcCTCCCTTCCAC is from Scylla paramamosain isolate STU-SP2022 chromosome 9, ASM3559412v1, whole genome shotgun sequence and encodes:
- the LOC135103454 gene encoding uncharacterized protein LOC135103454 produces the protein MEMLPQATATELSGNPAGGTLPHHECVGPEADQDTSLETLQSITTEDEMKECSTEKGGEEAEPESFGHSTLALEISLNSSGLEEAPAGIHRKKGFAFNCEHVNFPLCECVARAANPRPNHGRLGRRPGRRSHRGPTLATLRDIGLEVFDETEESDFQESETETENLLADTTDAESDYTAGLESDVEGAVGGDDPNQLAPPSTTGQRRASIVTADSRRDDISPSPEPIKVAVFGTDGVGKSALIVRLLTGRFIGEYDPTLEAVYSYQIPLPGHTLPLQVMDTAGHVEVVEVGRERQVSWGEGFMLVFSLTSHDSFTSLNHLRRVILELTPGSPRPMVLVGNKADLVHAREVSDEEIRDLANTWGCDYFEVAAPEPWQVVVRPFAAIYQAVLNGRASH